The Flavobacterium faecale genomic sequence AAGGTATTTTGACATTAAGAGACAATCAATGGTTTTTTGATTCATACCAAAATGGCGCCTTAGTATCTGAGGTTATAGCAGTAAAATTTTAAATAATTGCAGCCAAAAGCAAATGGCCAAGTGCCAAAAGCTTAATACCCATATTTATCTTTCCAGCGGTTTTTCAAAAATTCTCGAGTTGTATTTTCTCGAGAATTTTGCCCTGGATTATACAATACCGTTTTAGATAATTCTTTAGGCAAATATTCTTGGGTTTCAAAATTGTTTGCATAATCATGTGAGTATTTGTACTCATCACCATACCCCAATTCCTTCATTAATTTCGTTGGTGCATTCCTTAAATGGATAGGTACCGACAAATCTCCTGTTTGTTTTACTAGTTGTTGTGCATTATTTATCGCCATATAACTACTGTTACTTTTGGGCGAAGTAGCCAAATAAACCGCACACTGACTCAATATTATTCTACTTTCAGGATAGCCAATAGTGGTCACCGCCTGAAACGTATTGTTAGCCATAATCAAGGCCGTTGGATTTGCGTTACCAATATCTTCACTGGCAGCAATTAGCATTCTGCGAGCAATAAATTTCACATCTTCACCACCTTCTATCATTCGAGCCAGCCAATAGACAGCTCCGTTTGGATCACTACCGCGTATTGATTTTATAAAAGCCGAAACGATGTCATAATGCTGTTCACCACTTTTGTCATACAAAACCGTATTTTGTTGTACCAATTGCAAAACCAAACTATTCGTGATTTTTATTTCGTCTCCAGCAGAGGCGTTTACGACCAATTCAAAGATATTCAATAACTTACGTCCATCACCACCCGAAAGTCGCATTAGCGCCTCTGTTTCATCTAATTCTATTTTTTTAGTCTGTAAATAAGGGTCTGTTTTCAGTGCTCGATGCAATAATGACAATAAATCATCCTTTGTAAACGAGTTTAATATATAGACTTGACAGCGAGACAGCAAAGCGGGAATCACCTCAAAACTCGGGTTTTCGGTCGTGGCACCAATCAAAGTAATCCAACCTTTCTCTACAGCGGCCAACAAGGAATCTTGCTGTGATTTGCTAAAACGGTGAATCTCATCAATAAACAAAATCGGGTTTTTGGCTGTAAACAAGCCACCACTTTGTTTCGCTTTGTCAATCACTTCCCTGATGTCTTTCACACCCGAATTAATGGCGCTAAGTACAAAAAAAGGTCGTTTCGACTCTTGTGCAATGATTTGTGCCAAAGTCGTTTTTCCTGTGCCAGGAGGTCCCCATAGTAGGAGCGAAGGGATGATTCCTCTTGCAATTTGCTGTGTTAGCGAGCCGTTTGGGCCTACCAAGTGCGATTGGCTTATGTAGTCTTCCAACGATTGTGGGCGTATGCGTTCTGCTAAAGGTGCTTCCATTTGTTTAAATCGGGTATCAAGAATCGTTAATCGTTAATCATTTCTACAAAATTAAGCATTCTAAATTTATTTTTAGGAGCTATTTCCTGCTCCCGACGCTTCGAGATGCTATATCTTTTTATTTCGAAAAAAAAATCAAGAGAAAAAGGATACTGCTCCAACCTGCCTGCCGGCAGGCAGGTCAGGGTTAGGGCAGTTGGTTTAAAAATGAAATTGGTTTTTAACTACTACTTGCAAATTCAACAAACTACCCCATGAATTTTACAATAGAAAAAGAAAACAGCATTAATGTGGCTCAAAAAAATCAAATTTAATTCATGTGGATTTGAGGAAATAAAAATACTTTAAAATAAAATTAGTGCTTTAGCTTCTTAAAAGCAGATGCTCTGAAATATTTAAGAACTATGACAAAATTGCACTAAATTGCGTTTGGAGTCATTATTGATTTCCAATCTTCAAATTTATAGCATGACTCACGATTTTAAATATACTAATAGCGTTTGGGCGTTACCACTTTTTTTTGTGCTTTCGCTCTGGATTGTCTATTGGCTTCAAATACGCTTTGACTTTGATTTTTTTATTCACGGAATATATCCACGCACTTTTTTAGGGTTGCAAGGCGTTGTTTTTAGTCCCTTTATTCATTCCGATCTAAGTCATTTGTATAATAATTCGTTACCACTTTTTGTATTACTAGCAGCTTTGCAGTTTTTTTATGCCAAAGAAGCAGCGTCGGTCATGGTATTCGGAATCCTATTTTCAGGCTTGGGCACATGGTTAATTGGGCGTTCAAGTTTCCATATTGGAGCCAGCGGATTGATTTATGTCCTTTTCAGTTTTATATTTTTTAAGGGGATTATCAGTAAATACTACCGATTGGTTGCCTTGTCACTAACGGTCATCGTAGTGTATGGCGGAATGGTGTGGTATGTTTTTCCAAAGGGAGACGAAGTAGTTTCATGGGAAGGTCATCTCGCTGGATTTATAACGGGGCTCGTACTAGCTTTTGCTAAGAAAACACCAGACTACCAAAAACCTATAAAATATGATTGGGAGCGTCCAGAATATGATCCTAGCGACGATAAATTTATGCAACGCTTCGATGAAAACGGAAATTTTGTTAAGCTCCCGGAACCTGAGCCTGAGCCCGAACCTTACTTTTATTCTGATTGGAATATTAATTACGAGATTACCGAAAACAAAAAAAACGAATCAGAGCCTGAGCTCTAATTCGTTTTATAGTACTGAATAGGTGAACCTATTAGCTATTTTTCAGTTACCAACCTGGATTCTGCTGTGCTGCCAAAGTAGGGTTAGTGTTATTCTCTACTTGTGGTATAGGCCATAAGAATCTTGTGTCAGCTGCAGGTATTGCTAAGACAGTAAGAGCTCCTGTGTAAGCAGTCCCAAGTGTATAATCAGCAGCTGGTGGAAGTACGTTAGCATATTTTGCAGGGATTCCTGCGATTGGAGCTAAATTGTCTTTCTCTAAACGTTGAATGTCAGACCATCTTCTTCCTTCCATCAAAAACTCAATTCTTCTTTCTGTCAAAATAGCATTAATCATTGCGGTTGGTGTGCTTAATGTGGCAGCAGTGTAAGCTTGCGTTGCTGGTGTAGCGAGCGATCTGTTTCTAACTGAATTTAACAAAGTCAATGCTGTTCCTAAATCAGGAGTTGTTAAACGAGCACTTGCTTCTGCCATGTTTAATACCACCTCTGCATAACGAATCACTGGGGCACCATCCGTATATGTTGTGATGTCTTTATATTTGTTAGTATACATACGTCCTGATACGTTTTGTACCATTCCGGTTAATGCAGTAGAGTTTCTTCTTTTATCGTCACTTAACCAACTTGTATTTCTCCAAATAATTGGGCTAATAGCTACCAATCTACGTCCACCATACATTGAAGCTAATGCTCCATTTGTGGTAGGGTTAATTGTACTTGTGTGTTGAGTAGAAAAAATAGATTCTGTATTGTTGAAATTATTGGCCAATACAAATACGTCTCCAGGATTTGCTGTCAATGAATACAAAGTTTTTAACTTGTTCCCCTCTGTAATAACATTTGACCATTCTCTTTTGTGCAAATAAACTCTAGTTTTAAATGCGATAGCAGCACCTTTTGATGCTTTTGCTATACCTGTAGTTGTGATTTGGTTTTCAGCAGCTGTTAAATCAGCTAGAATTTTAGTGTAACATTCTTCAACAGTATTTCTTGGTTTCAAAACTTCAGAGTCAATTTCAGCTTGAGTGTTTATCCCTACCTCTCTATAAGGAATTCCTAAATGGCTTGCTGTAGGTGTGAAATTATAACATCTTGCAAAGAAATTTAAAAGCTCAAAGTGTGTAATTGCACGTAAAAATTTTGCTTGACCAATATAGTCATTACCTACTGCGCTAGTGATTATACCTTGAGCTACAGCAGTGTTAACTCCTTCGATCATTAAATTACAACGGTTTATTAAACGGTATCCATCGATCCAATAATACACGTTGTTTGCTGTTGTTGCATCATAAGTCGCAGTGTATGTTAACTGGTAAAAGGTCCCAGTATTTACTACATCTTCACCTCTACAATCTCCTTGCTCTACAAAAGCAGCTCCCCATAAATACCCTCGACCTCCATTTGTACTTGTACTAGTGTACTGTCCTACCGCAGCGGCATTGTATACACCGTTCATGGAAGCAGCAATCAAAGAAGGAGATGTGAAAGCATCAGCTTCAGATATATTATTTATTGGGCTAAGCTCTAATAAATTAGACTCTGAGCAGGAATTCATTCCTAAAACTACTGCTGTGAGTATTATGGTTTTAATTATATTTTTCATGTTATTTATTATTAAAAGTTAACATTTACACCAAATGAAATTGTTTTTGATCTAGGTGTTCCAATGTAATCTACACCAGAATACTGTGTAACTTGGGTATTTTGCATTTCAGGATTAATTCCAGTATACTTAGTTATCATTACTAATCCTTGTCCTAAAGTATAAATACGAATAGTATCTATTTTTAATTTTTTAGTGATAGAAGATGGTAGTGTATACCCTAAAGTAATATTATCTAATGAAATGAAATCACCATTTTCTACGAAACGCGTAGTTAAGTGTCCAGTTAAATTTGTAAATGTATTTGAACCTCCAACAATTCTAGGAGTCCATCCATCTCCAGGATTTGTAGCACTTTGCCATCTTCCTAAAATTTCAGTTCCATTGTTTGAGAAATCTTGTGTTACTAAATCTCTACGCGTTGCGTTAAAAATTTTGTTTCCACCGCTAAATCTAAACATGAATCCAAAGTCGAATCCTTTGTAAGTAAAGTTGTTATTCAAAGCACCATAGTATGTTGGTAAAGTATTACCTAAAACTGATTTATCTTTCGATGCATCCAATGAGCTTGCTGCACCAGTTACACCAGGATTGGCTGGGTCATAAACTGTGTATTTCGAAGTATTAGCATTTCCTTCCACTAAAGTATTATCTGCTTTATAGTAAATTGGATTTCCGTTTGTAGCATTTACTCCATAATATCTATACCCATAAAGCGCTTTTAATGGCTCACCTTCTCTAATAATGTTGTAGTCATAAAGAATATCTTGTCCGGCAAATAATTTATTTACTTTGTTTTCGATAAAAGTAACATTAGCAGAAACATTCCAGCTGAAATTTCCTTTAACCAATTTGTAACTAGCACTAAATTCTAGTCCTTTATTATCAAGAGATCCAATATTCTTATTTACAGTATTAAATGGGATACCAAGTGACGGAGCTGTAGGAGCGGCTAAAATTAACTGATCTACGTTATTCTTAAAGTAGTCAAATGTTAAATTTACCTTGTTATTGAATAATCCTAAATCAACTCCAAAATCTGTTTTCTTACTTCTTTCCCATTGCAATTGGTCATTTCCAAATTGAGAATAAGCAATTCCATTCAAAGTCCCGTAAGGTGAACTTGAAGTAAGTCCTAAGTAAGGGTAATTTCCAATATCAGTATTTCCAACTTCAGAATAGGATCCTCTAATTTTTAAATCAGAAACTACATCTTTAATTCCTTCCATGAACTTCTCATTAGATATTGTCCATCCTCCAGATACTCCTGTAAAGTTGTTCCATCTTGTAGCTTCACTTAATTTTGAAATTCCATCTCTACGAATAGATGCTTGGATGAAATATCTCTTAGCGAAGTT encodes the following:
- a CDS encoding RagB/SusD family nutrient uptake outer membrane protein, with protein sequence MKNIIKTIILTAVVLGMNSCSESNLLELSPINNISEADAFTSPSLIAASMNGVYNAAAVGQYTSTSTNGGRGYLWGAAFVEQGDCRGEDVVNTGTFYQLTYTATYDATTANNVYYWIDGYRLINRCNLMIEGVNTAVAQGIITSAVGNDYIGQAKFLRAITHFELLNFFARCYNFTPTASHLGIPYREVGINTQAEIDSEVLKPRNTVEECYTKILADLTAAENQITTTGIAKASKGAAIAFKTRVYLHKREWSNVITEGNKLKTLYSLTANPGDVFVLANNFNNTESIFSTQHTSTINPTTNGALASMYGGRRLVAISPIIWRNTSWLSDDKRRNSTALTGMVQNVSGRMYTNKYKDITTYTDGAPVIRYAEVVLNMAEASARLTTPDLGTALTLLNSVRNRSLATPATQAYTAATLSTPTAMINAILTERRIEFLMEGRRWSDIQRLEKDNLAPIAGIPAKYANVLPPAADYTLGTAYTGALTVLAIPAADTRFLWPIPQVENNTNPTLAAQQNPGW
- a CDS encoding replication-associated recombination protein A, encoding MEAPLAERIRPQSLEDYISQSHLVGPNGSLTQQIARGIIPSLLLWGPPGTGKTTLAQIIAQESKRPFFVLSAINSGVKDIREVIDKAKQSGGLFTAKNPILFIDEIHRFSKSQQDSLLAAVEKGWITLIGATTENPSFEVIPALLSRCQVYILNSFTKDDLLSLLHRALKTDPYLQTKKIELDETEALMRLSGGDGRKLLNIFELVVNASAGDEIKITNSLVLQLVQQNTVLYDKSGEQHYDIVSAFIKSIRGSDPNGAVYWLARMIEGGEDVKFIARRMLIAASEDIGNANPTALIMANNTFQAVTTIGYPESRIILSQCAVYLATSPKSNSSYMAINNAQQLVKQTGDLSVPIHLRNAPTKLMKELGYGDEYKYSHDYANNFETQEYLPKELSKTVLYNPGQNSRENTTREFLKNRWKDKYGY
- a CDS encoding rhomboid family intramembrane serine protease, with the translated sequence MTHDFKYTNSVWALPLFFVLSLWIVYWLQIRFDFDFFIHGIYPRTFLGLQGVVFSPFIHSDLSHLYNNSLPLFVLLAALQFFYAKEAASVMVFGILFSGLGTWLIGRSSFHIGASGLIYVLFSFIFFKGIISKYYRLVALSLTVIVVYGGMVWYVFPKGDEVVSWEGHLAGFITGLVLAFAKKTPDYQKPIKYDWERPEYDPSDDKFMQRFDENGNFVKLPEPEPEPEPYFYSDWNINYEITENKKNESEPEL